A stretch of DNA from Brachyhypopomus gauderio isolate BG-103 chromosome 7, BGAUD_0.2, whole genome shotgun sequence:
GGCGGCGTGACCGCGCTCTGCTGCCTGCTGAAGTGCGCGTGGAGGTGCGCGCGGGGCTTCAGGACGCACGTGCTGTCGCAGATGTGGCAGACGGACCTGAGACGCTACGGGAGGTGGGCAGGTGAGTCCGGGCTGCGTGGCGGGTACTGTTGTTATCTACTATAACTTTAATTTGTGATGCACTAACGGGTAACGGACAGGAGCGAACTGTTTGCTTCAGCAGTCGCCTGATTTGTTGGATGGTTCTGGGGCGGGAGGTTATGAGAAAGGTGTTGTCCATTGTTTTTATTAAAAATTGCGATCACGGTGGTCGTGAAACTATGCGGAAATACATAATTCATCCCCATGAAAATGTGCTGTGGTGTCCCTTCTGAtagatggaaaaaatgttgtcttaatgtttttttgtttgttcctgcAGTGGTCACCGGAGCTACGGCTGGGATTGGTCGGGCTTATGCTATGGAGGTCAGTGGTGTTGTGGTCGGTGCGTCTTTGCGGGGTAGTAGGTGGGACAGATGAGAAGACGAGGCTCATGAAGTTCCAGTGCTCCAGTCTCTCGGATGTTTGTTGATGTCTGAACAGGCAGAGCTGATGTATTATGTggcctccacccctccacacccaccAACCCACAGCAGAACATCTTCTTCCACGTTTTGTTGTTAATGTCCTCGGAAGCTCCACCTGTTTGGACAGAAAATATCCCAGAGTGCACAGGAGACATGTTCATGAGAAAAACATGGCTCCCCCAAAGTCCCGCAGGACGCTGTTTACATGCAGGGGGTGGAGTgggcacggggggggggggggggggggggtcatataCCCAACTGAACAGTAGACTTTAGTTCTGTTTAAACACCTCAGTTTACAAACCGATTCCCATGAGAaacactgtgtatgtgtgtgtgtgtgtgtgtgtgtgtgtgtgtgtgtgtgtgtgtgattttgttagCTGGCCAGACGAGGCCTGGATGTTGTTCTCATCAGTCGTTCATCGGAGAAGCTCAATGCCATTGCGAAGGAGATAGGTGAGTGACTGGGAGAAAACATgttaatacacacatacacacacacacacacacacacacacacacacacacacacacacacacacaatgagggGCCCTGAGATTCGTGAGAAAAGATTAACCTTCTTCTGAGAGCTTTTCCCACAAAGACTGGTTCCTCAGAAACCTCCGGTGATCATTTCATCACCCTAAGGTAAACAAGAATGTCCAGAAAAAAACAGAGGTACAgtagtttctgtgtgtgtgtgtgtgtgtgtgtgtgtgtgtgtgtgtgtgtgtgtgtgtgtgtgtgtgtgtgtgtgtgtgtgtgtgtgcgtgcatctcTGTGTCCTAGAGTCACAGTACGGACGGCATACGCGGGTTATTCAGGCCGACTTCACAGAGAGCCAGTCCATCTATCCAGCTATCGCTCAGCAACTCGAAGGCCTGGACATCGGCATTCTGGGTAATGCGGTGGCGTGTCAGAAGATAGGAGGGGCCAGAGAAATAGGTTGAAAGAGAAGGAGCTAAAGGTTTTAATTTTGTTAAGGTACATTGGAGATATTACTACCATAATCTCGGAACATTCATGACAGCACCCAGCAGGCTTGACCAAGTATTTGTTAATCGTTATTACTAACTGACCTTTGATTACTTGAGGCTGcaatatataaacaaacaaaaaaaaacccagctgTTTGTATGTGATTGATCATGTCAACAGATCTCAGATATTTTAAGATGAGTGTTCTGTAGATGCTTTCGGTCATGGCATCTCAACAATCATAATTTACTCATGAAAATAGCGTATGTCGGTCTGTCACATGATGGATTTCCCAGTACATTGTAGTTTATCAGAAGATTAGTATGTTATTGTGTTGTAGTAAGCCCATATCTCAGAAATGACCTCACTGACCTGACAGCCATTAAACTGCATGTATGTAGTGTATCTGTGTTAGTGTGGGGTATCTGCTGCTGTAGTTGTAGCTGTAGCTTGTCTGTAGCTGAGGGAAGGGGCCACAGTTGTCTGTAGCTGAGGGAAGGGGCCACAGTTGTCTGTAGCTGAGGGAAGGGGCCACAGTTGTCTGTAGCTGAGGGAAGGGGCCACGGTTGTCTGTAGTTGAGGGAAGGGGCCACGGTTGTCTGTAGCTGAGGGAAGGGGCCACAGTTGTCTGTAGCTGAGGGAAGGGGCCACGGTTGTCTGTAGCTGAGGGAAGGGGCCACAGTTGTCTGTAGCTGAAGGAAGGGGCCACGGTTGTCTGTAGCTGAGGGAAGGGGCCACAGTTGTCTGTAGCTGAAGGAAGGGGCCACGGTTGTCTGTAGCTGAGGGAAGGGGCCACAGTTGTCTGTAGCGGAGGGAAGGGGCCACGGTTGTCTGTAGCTGAGGGAAGGGGCCACGGTTGTCTGTAGCTGAGGGAAGGGGCCACGGTTGTCTGTAGCTGAGGGAAGGGGCCACAGTTGTCTGTAGCTGAAGGAAGGGGCCACGGTTGTCTGTAGCTGAGGGAAGGGGCCACGGTTGTCTGTAGCTGAGGGAGGGGGCCACGGTTGTCTGTAGCTGAGGGAAGGGGCCACGGTTGTCTGTAGCTGAAGGAAGGGGCCACGGTTGTCTGTAGCGGAGGGAAGGGGCCACAGTTGTCTGTAGCTGAGGGAAGGGGCCACAGTTGTCTGTAGCGGAGGGAAGGGGCCACAGTTGTCTGTAGCTGAGGGAAGGGGCCACAGTTGTCTGTAGCGGAGGGAAGGGGCCACGGTTGTCTGTAGCTGAGGGAAGGGGCCACAGTTGTCTGTAGCTGAGGGAAGGGGCCACGGTTGTCTGTAGCTGAGGGAAGGGGCCACGGTTGTCTGTAGCTGAGGGAAGGGGCCACAGTTGTCTGTAGCTGAAGGAAGGGGCCACAGTTGTCTGTAGCGGAGGGAAGGGGCCACAGTTGTCTGTAGCTGAGGGAAGGGGCCACAGTTGTCTGTAGCTGAAGGAAGGGGCCACGGTTGTCTGTAGCTGAGGGAAGGGGCCACAGTTGTCTGTAGCGGAGGGAAGGGGCCACAGTTGTCTGTAGCTGAAGGAAGGGGCCACGGTTGTCTGTAGCTGAGGGAAGGGGCCACGGTTGTCTGTAGCGGAGGGAAGGGGCCACAGTTGTCTGTAGCTGAAGGAAGGGGCCACAGTTGTCTGTAGCGGAGGGAAGGGGCCACAGTTGTCTGTAGCTGAAGGAAGAGGCCACGGTTGTCTGTAGCTGAGGGAAGGGGCCACGGTTGTCTGTAGCTGAGGGAAGGGGCCACGGTTGTCTGTAGCTGAAGGAAGGGGCCACGGTTGTCTGTAGCTGAGGGAAGGGGCCACGGTTGTCTGTAGCTGAAGGAAGGGGCCACAGTTGTCTGTAGCTGAGGGAAGGGGCCACGGTTGTCTGTAGCTGAGGGAAGGGGCCACAGTTGTCTGTAGCTGAAGGAAGGGGCCACGGTTGTCTGTAGCTGAGGGAAGGGGCCACGGTTGTCTGTAGCTGAGGGAAGGGGCCACAGTTGTCTGTAGCTGAGGGAAGGGGCCACGGTTGTCTGTAGCTGAGGGAAGGGGCCACTGTTGTCTGTAGCTGAGGGAAGGGGCCACGGTTGTCTGTAGCTGAGGGAAGGGGCCACGGTTGTCTGTAGCTGAAGGAAGGGGCCACAGTTGTCTGTAGCGGAGGCAAGGGGCCACAGTTGTCTGAGGCCTTTCGGTGGAATACCTCTGACATCTGTCTTGAGTTGCATTGTTTTGTTGTGTCATTTTTGTGATGCAGCTTGTTTACTTACAAACAACCTGTACCGCAAATGTCTGTAAAACATTCAAACTGTGAATGAGTCAGTGTCAAAGGAGAAAGGAAAGATAACAAAGTGACTTTTGTACAGAAGTAATTTCAGTGTATTCATGGGTTCAGCTATGATGCACATTTTCAGTATAATGGTATAAAAATTGCCattataataattaattataataattataattaaaaaaagttatttcactctctctccctagtGAATAATGTTGGTATGAATTATGCTGGAAGGCTGGCACGTTTTTTGGACGTTGCTGATCCGGAGCAGGTAAAGTGACAGGACTAGTCCTGCAGAGCTGCATCCCCGTCATGTTTAGCTGATCCAGGACCAGCCCTGCACGGCCCACTTAGGCCCAACCCTTCATAATTATATATACTGATCCtgttgtatgtatgcatgtgtacatctgcatcagtgtgtgtgtgtgtgtgtgtgtgtgtgtgtgtgtgtgtgtgtgtgtgtgtgtgtgtgtgtgtgtgtgtagacgtaCAGATGCTGGTTTTGACACTGTATGTTTCTCTTCAGAGAATCACTCAAGTGATCAGCTGTAACATTGTTTCTGTCACACAGGTAATTTCTATTTGTTTGCTGGCTgagaataatgtgtgtgtgttatgatgtgtgtattgtgtatttgtgtgtattatTGATGGAGAACAGGCGTTGTGTTATAACAACATCACTGATTATCATTTTCTCCTGTAGATGTGCAGGTTGATTTTGCCACGCATGGTTAACAGGTGCGAATATACTGTTCTTGTCCTAATCATGTTAGTCTACATTAGATAAGGCTTGCGgaggttgatgtgtgtgtgtgtgtgtgtgtgtgtatagaggtaACGGCCTTATCATCAACATATCTTCAGAAGCAGCATCTCAACCGCAGCCCATGCTTACACTGTATTCCTCCAcaaaggtaacacacacactcacacacacacacacacacacacacacacacacacacacacacacacttaacatgaCACCTAGATGCCTCCATGTGATAATCTGCTCTCTCTCGTTCAGATATTTGTGACATATTTCTCTCGCTGCCTACATGCTGAGTATCAGGACCGGGGAGTCACTGTACAGGTACTTTCACTCCACCGTGGATCCGTCCGACACAACACGCACCAAAGACAAACATCCATTCatatgtctctctcctcctctctctctctccctttgtctctcacccccccccccccccccccagtgcgtGACTCCGTTCATGGTGTCCACTAACATGACCAATAACATGGAGGTGAATCCTCTAGTGAAGAGTGCAGCATCGTTTGCCAGAGATGCTCTCAACACTGTGGGTTACAGCTCCTTCACCAGTGGCTGCCTGTCCCACGCGCTGCAGgcatgtacacccacacacacacacccacacccacacacacacacaatattctaCAAGTCTAaatagagggtggaggaggacaaTGCAAAAACATATGCCAAATGTTGCATAAGTACACACACAAAGGTTCACATGCTTGACATAGTTTCTGGTGTTAGATGAATAACCTtccactcccctcctctctctcccctccttctctcctcccctcctccctctctcccctcctctctctcc
This window harbors:
- the hsd20b2 gene encoding hydroxysteroid (20-beta) dehydrogenase 2, coding for MNCSPSAVDKDALANMLERAECACLSSLLCCLGGVTALCCLLKCAWRCARGFRTHVLSQMWQTDLRRYGRWAVVTGATAGIGRAYAMELARRGLDVVLISRSSEKLNAIAKEIESQYGRHTRVIQADFTESQSIYPAIAQQLEGLDIGILVNNVGMNYAGRLARFLDVADPEQRITQVISCNIVSVTQMCRLILPRMVNRGNGLIINISSEAASQPQPMLTLYSSTKIFVTYFSRCLHAEYQDRGVTVQCVTPFMVSTNMTNNMEVNPLVKSAASFARDALNTVGYSSFTSGCLSHALQHVALSIFFPTWLRLSPFCMRYIKRYAKGTWRGVEEREAQEHSKDH